One Mycobacteroides salmoniphilum DNA segment encodes these proteins:
- a CDS encoding TetR/AcrR family transcriptional regulator C-terminal domain-containing protein, giving the protein MAITEPNKGRAAPLNRHDLVRRATAILDDYGIADLTMRRLARELDIAPSALYWHFANKQQLLGAVSDHVLAPLAETDCRDVPWQQRVDFLCSALRDALLSHKDGAELVSASFASGQTSHMITVLDRLAEAAVTSGLGAVPAALAARSIVYYVLGYVADEQSRLQWDSAGALEEGQSLLADGAALTDPTAQFGFGVRLLVDGIDQLARQSSPIS; this is encoded by the coding sequence ATTGCCATCACCGAGCCAAACAAGGGGCGTGCCGCCCCGCTCAACCGACACGACCTGGTGCGCCGGGCCACCGCGATTCTGGACGACTACGGGATCGCGGATCTCACGATGCGCCGGCTCGCCCGCGAGCTCGATATCGCACCGAGCGCCCTGTACTGGCACTTCGCGAACAAGCAGCAGCTACTCGGCGCCGTCTCCGATCACGTGCTGGCGCCGCTGGCCGAAACCGATTGTCGTGATGTGCCCTGGCAGCAGCGTGTCGATTTCCTGTGCTCGGCGCTGCGCGACGCACTGCTATCCCACAAGGACGGTGCGGAACTGGTGTCGGCGAGCTTCGCCTCGGGACAAACCTCGCACATGATCACGGTGCTCGATCGCCTGGCCGAGGCCGCTGTCACCTCGGGACTAGGTGCGGTACCTGCCGCGCTGGCCGCCCGCAGCATCGTCTACTACGTATTGGGATATGTCGCGGACGAACAGTCGCGGCTGCAGTGGGACTCCGCCGGTGCGCTGGAAGAGGGCCAATCACTCCTCGCCGACGGCGCGGCGCTGACCGATCCCACCGCTCAGTTCGGCTTCGGCGTGCGTCTCCTGGTGGACGGCATCGACCAGTTGGCCCGTCAGTCCAGCCCGATCAGCTAG
- the bioD gene encoding dethiobiotin synthase, with protein MTVLLVTGTSTGVGKTVATAALAAAAASQGIEVTVCKPVQTGEDRDADEVARLSGVTHIETLVRYPEPLAPVAAASRAGLALLDHVQMATAIFALDRPGALTLVEGAGGLLVELAAGGKTLRDLAIVLDAPVLVVTTANLGTLNHTALTLEALAAQSVPCAGLVVGSFPAEPDLPQRLNREELANQFQTPVRAVIPEGAPRLMPAVFAEMSVALFDPQWVAELVAAS; from the coding sequence GTGACGGTGCTCCTGGTCACCGGAACATCGACCGGGGTGGGAAAGACGGTGGCGACGGCGGCGCTCGCAGCGGCCGCGGCGAGCCAGGGCATCGAGGTGACGGTATGCAAACCGGTGCAGACCGGTGAGGACCGTGACGCCGATGAGGTTGCCCGCCTGTCCGGAGTGACGCATATCGAGACCTTGGTCCGCTATCCCGAACCGCTGGCTCCCGTGGCGGCGGCGTCGCGGGCCGGTCTGGCCTTGCTCGACCACGTACAGATGGCCACGGCGATTTTCGCCCTCGACCGCCCCGGGGCGTTGACACTCGTTGAGGGTGCGGGTGGCCTCCTGGTCGAGCTGGCCGCGGGGGGCAAGACTCTGCGTGACCTGGCGATTGTTCTCGACGCGCCGGTTCTGGTGGTGACGACCGCCAACCTGGGCACCCTGAATCACACCGCCCTCACACTGGAAGCCCTTGCCGCGCAGTCGGTTCCCTGTGCCGGCCTGGTGGTGGGGAGCTTCCCGGCAGAGCCGGACCTGCCGCAACGACTCAACCGTGAGGAACTCGCGAATCAGTTCCAGACGCCGGTGCGCGCGGTGATTCCCGAGGGGGCGCCGCGGCTGATGCCCGCGGTGTTCGCCGAGATGAGCGTGGCGCTCTTCGACCCGCAGTGGGTGGCCGAGTTGGTGGCCGCTAGCTGA
- the bioB gene encoding biotin synthase BioB: MTQAAEATTAGDTDRDVLAIAREQVLEQGVGLTQDQVLRVLQLPDDRLEELLALAHEVRMQWCGPEVEVEGIISLKTGGCPEDCHFCSQSGLFASPVRSAWLDIPSLVEAAKQTAKSGATEFCIVAAVRGPDERLLAQVAAGIEAIRNEVDIQIACSLGMLTQEQVDRLSAMGVHRYNHNLETAKSHFPNVVTTHSWEERWDTLRMVREAGMEVCCGGILGMGETLEQRAEFAANLAELEPDEVPLNFLNPRPGTPFGDLEVLPASDALRAVAAFRLALPRTMLRFAGGREITLGDLGAKQGILGGINAVIVGNYLTTLGRPAEADLELLVDLQMPIKALNSSL, encoded by the coding sequence GTGACTCAGGCAGCCGAAGCAACCACGGCGGGCGACACGGATCGCGACGTACTGGCCATTGCCCGCGAGCAGGTGCTCGAGCAAGGGGTGGGCCTGACTCAGGATCAGGTGCTGCGGGTACTTCAGCTCCCTGACGACCGCCTCGAAGAGCTGCTGGCACTCGCGCACGAGGTGCGGATGCAGTGGTGCGGCCCCGAGGTCGAGGTCGAGGGCATCATCAGTCTCAAGACCGGTGGCTGCCCCGAGGACTGCCATTTCTGTTCACAGTCCGGACTGTTCGCTTCCCCCGTGCGCAGCGCCTGGCTCGATATCCCCAGCCTGGTCGAGGCCGCCAAACAGACCGCGAAGTCCGGCGCCACCGAGTTCTGCATCGTGGCGGCCGTTCGCGGCCCCGACGAGCGGCTGCTTGCTCAGGTCGCGGCCGGTATCGAGGCCATCCGCAATGAGGTCGACATTCAGATCGCCTGCTCGCTGGGCATGCTGACCCAGGAGCAGGTCGACCGACTCTCGGCGATGGGCGTGCACCGCTACAACCACAACCTCGAAACTGCCAAGTCGCACTTCCCGAATGTGGTCACCACCCACAGCTGGGAGGAGCGATGGGACACCCTCAGGATGGTTCGCGAAGCGGGCATGGAGGTCTGCTGCGGCGGCATCCTCGGTATGGGCGAGACACTGGAGCAGCGCGCCGAATTCGCCGCGAACCTGGCCGAACTGGAACCCGATGAGGTTCCGCTGAACTTCCTGAACCCGCGCCCCGGGACACCCTTCGGCGACCTGGAGGTGCTCCCCGCCTCGGACGCGCTGCGTGCCGTCGCCGCATTCCGTCTCGCGCTGCCGCGCACCATGCTGCGTTTCGCCGGCGGGCGTGAGATCACCCTGGGTGATCTGGGCGCCAAGCAGGGCATTCTGGGCGGTATCAATGCCGTCATCGTGGGCAACTATCTGACGACACTGGGCCGTCCGGCCGAGGCGGACCTGGAACTGCTCGTCGATCTGCAGATGCCGATCAAGGCACTCAACAGCAGCCTGTGA
- a CDS encoding 8-amino-7-oxononanoate synthase produces MGEASSPLAWLGEVERQREAAGLRRRLRTRSAAEPEIDLASNDYLGLACHPQVIEAGVEALRMWGAGSTGSRLVTGNTELHEELERELATFMGAPSALVFSSGYTANLGAVVALSGPGTLIVSDARTHASLIDACRLSRARVVVTPYRDTQAVAAALAQRPEERALVLTDAVFSADGALAPLTELHRVCRSHGAVLLVDEAHGLGVRGVGGRGLVSEVGLAGFDDLVVTVTLSKALGSQGGAVLGSEAVRAHLIDAARPFIFDTGLAPAAVGSALAALRLMADEPERVRAVLDHAATLGQWCGLADTPESAVVPVVLGDPTIAFNAAKACLDHGVRVGCFRPPSVPEGQSLLRLTARASLTGADMDRVREVLAGVLALARR; encoded by the coding sequence GTGGGCGAGGCATCATCACCGCTTGCCTGGTTGGGTGAGGTCGAGCGTCAACGGGAGGCCGCCGGACTGCGCCGCCGGCTTCGTACCCGCAGCGCCGCCGAGCCCGAGATCGATCTGGCGTCCAACGACTATCTGGGCCTCGCGTGCCATCCGCAGGTCATCGAGGCCGGCGTCGAGGCGCTGCGGATGTGGGGTGCCGGATCCACCGGTTCACGCCTGGTCACCGGCAATACCGAGCTGCATGAAGAGCTGGAGCGCGAGCTGGCGACCTTTATGGGCGCGCCCTCGGCGCTGGTGTTCTCCTCGGGCTACACCGCCAATCTCGGAGCGGTCGTCGCGCTTTCCGGTCCCGGAACGCTCATCGTCTCCGATGCGCGCACCCATGCCTCGCTGATCGACGCGTGCCGCCTGTCGCGGGCACGGGTGGTCGTGACTCCGTATCGCGACACCCAGGCGGTGGCGGCGGCCCTGGCGCAGCGTCCCGAAGAACGCGCATTGGTTCTCACCGACGCGGTGTTCAGCGCCGATGGTGCGCTCGCGCCGCTGACCGAGCTGCACCGGGTCTGCCGTAGTCATGGAGCGGTGTTGCTTGTCGACGAGGCACACGGACTCGGCGTGCGCGGGGTCGGTGGGCGCGGTCTGGTCTCCGAAGTCGGTCTCGCCGGCTTCGACGATCTCGTCGTCACCGTCACGCTGTCCAAGGCTCTGGGCAGCCAGGGTGGGGCGGTGCTGGGGTCAGAGGCGGTCCGGGCACACCTCATCGATGCCGCTCGCCCGTTCATCTTCGACACCGGGCTCGCTCCGGCAGCGGTCGGGTCGGCGTTGGCGGCGCTGCGGCTCATGGCCGACGAACCGGAACGGGTCCGCGCAGTGCTCGACCACGCGGCAACGCTGGGCCAGTGGTGCGGTTTGGCGGACACGCCCGAGTCCGCGGTGGTGCCGGTGGTACTCGGTGACCCGACGATCGCGTTCAACGCAGCCAAGGCATGCCTGGACCATGGGGTGCGGGTGGGCTGTTTCCGCCCGCCGTCGGTCCCCGAGGGGCAGTCATTGCTGCGCCTGACGGCCCGGGCCTCGCTCACCGGCGCCGATATGGATCGCGTGCGTGAGGTGCTCGCCGGAGTATTGGCGCTGGCCCGCCGGTGA
- a CDS encoding adenosylmethionine--8-amino-7-oxononanoate transaminase — MTPDEVGAVDAAHVWHPYSGIGDSDTAQRPLVVTGASGPNITVVRDGRPAEVLDAMSSWWSCIHGHGHPELDRAVTEQVASMSHVMFGGLTHEPAARLAQLLVELTPPGLETVFFSDSGSVSVEVAFKMALQYWRSLGLPAKHRLMTWRGGYHGDTFSPMSVCDPEGGMHSLWTDVLAKQVFAERVPSAYDAEYTQRFEAELSEHAAELAAVIVEPVVQGAGGMRFHNPRYLAELRAMCDRHGVLLIFDEIATGFGRTGELFAADHAGVSPDIMCVGKAMTGGYLTLAATLCTAKIARTISDGAAGALMHGPTFMANPLACAVAVASIELLLSGDWKSRIAEISGGLRAGLAPAADLDGVADVRVCGAIGVIDMDHPLGADGMRVATNAALDEGVWLRPFRTLIYTMPPYICDQDEIHRITRAMVSAATAVGATSAVR; from the coding sequence TTGACACCCGATGAGGTCGGAGCGGTCGATGCCGCGCATGTGTGGCATCCGTATAGCGGCATCGGCGATTCCGACACAGCCCAGCGACCGCTGGTGGTGACCGGTGCCAGTGGTCCGAACATCACCGTGGTGCGCGATGGCCGTCCCGCGGAGGTGCTCGACGCGATGAGCTCGTGGTGGTCGTGCATTCACGGCCACGGTCACCCCGAACTGGATCGCGCGGTGACCGAGCAGGTGGCGTCGATGAGCCATGTCATGTTCGGGGGACTTACCCACGAGCCTGCGGCGCGGCTCGCGCAGCTACTGGTGGAGCTGACCCCGCCCGGTCTGGAAACGGTGTTCTTCTCCGACTCCGGGTCCGTGTCGGTGGAAGTGGCGTTCAAGATGGCGCTGCAGTACTGGCGCAGCCTGGGACTGCCCGCCAAGCATCGACTGATGACCTGGCGTGGGGGCTATCACGGGGACACCTTCTCCCCGATGAGTGTGTGTGACCCCGAGGGCGGCATGCACTCGTTATGGACCGATGTGCTGGCGAAACAGGTCTTCGCCGAGCGGGTCCCCAGCGCGTACGACGCGGAGTACACCCAGCGTTTCGAGGCAGAGCTGTCGGAGCATGCCGCCGAACTCGCGGCCGTCATTGTGGAACCGGTGGTGCAGGGTGCCGGGGGCATGCGGTTCCACAATCCGCGCTATCTGGCAGAGCTGCGCGCCATGTGTGACAGGCACGGTGTGCTGCTGATCTTCGATGAGATCGCGACGGGCTTCGGACGCACCGGTGAGCTGTTCGCCGCCGATCATGCCGGGGTGAGCCCCGACATCATGTGCGTCGGCAAGGCCATGACCGGCGGTTATCTCACTTTGGCCGCCACGCTGTGTACCGCCAAGATCGCGCGCACCATCAGCGACGGCGCAGCGGGCGCACTCATGCACGGCCCGACCTTCATGGCCAACCCGTTGGCGTGTGCGGTGGCGGTCGCCTCGATCGAACTACTGCTCTCGGGGGACTGGAAGTCACGGATCGCGGAGATATCCGGGGGATTACGCGCGGGCCTGGCACCCGCCGCAGACCTCGACGGGGTTGCCGACGTGCGCGTGTGTGGTGCCATTGGCGTCATCGACATGGACCACCCGTTGGGCGCGGACGGTATGCGCGTCGCTACCAACGCGGCATTGGACGAAGGCGTATGGCTGCGCCCCTTCCGGACCTTGATTTACACCATGCCGCCGTACATCTGCGATCAGGATGAGATCCACCGAATCACGCGGGCGATGGTGAGCGCGGCGACGGCGGTAGGAGCCACATCGGCGGTGCGCTAA
- the glgX gene encoding glycogen debranching protein GlgX, translated as MTLPPLQVWPGNPYPLGATYDGAGTNFSLFSEVATTVELCLIAKDGAETRVPLDEVDGYVWHCYLPTISPGQRYGFRVHGPWDPENGHRCDPDKLLLDPYGKAFHGEFDYVPEASPPLLSYQTDPLNTETLVARDSLGHTMTSVVINPYFDWGSDRRPRTPYHETVIYEAHVKGMTQTHPGVPAELRGTYAGLAHPVVIDHLRSLGITAIELMPVHQFFHDSRLITLGLRNYWGYNTFGYLAPHAGYASSPHAGGAVAEFKAMVRALHEAGIEVILDVVYNHTAEGDHIGPTLSFRGIDNRAYYKLNDDNLARYTDYTGTGNSLNARNPHTLQLVMDSLRYWVTEMHVDGFRFDLASTLARELHDVDRLSAFFDLVQQDPIVSQVKLIAEPWDIGEGGYQVGNFPGLWTEWNGKFRDTVRDYWRGQPATLGEFASRLTGSSDLYEATGRRPSASINFVTAHDGFTLRDLVSYNEKHNEANGENNQDGETYNRSWNCGVEGPTDDAAIVALRARQIRNIFATLVLSQGTPMLSHGDEIGRTQQGNNNVYCQDSTLSWMDWGLAEENSDLLRFARTVIALRKQHPVFRRRRFFAGRPIREGEEVRDIAWLTPAGEEMTTADWDSGFGKSLAVFLNGDAIPEPNARGERVSGDSFLLCFNAYDEPLDFVTPDGDYAAQWTAVLDTGEPDGQCSAVVDAGKAVRVQDRALVVLRKSG; from the coding sequence ATGACCCTGCCACCACTTCAGGTATGGCCGGGTAATCCGTATCCGCTGGGTGCCACCTACGACGGAGCCGGTACCAACTTCTCACTGTTCTCCGAGGTCGCCACGACCGTCGAGCTGTGTCTCATCGCCAAGGACGGCGCCGAGACGCGGGTACCCCTCGATGAGGTCGACGGGTATGTGTGGCACTGCTATCTGCCGACCATCTCCCCCGGCCAGCGCTACGGATTCCGGGTGCACGGGCCCTGGGATCCCGAGAACGGGCACCGCTGCGACCCGGACAAACTGCTGCTCGACCCGTACGGCAAGGCGTTCCACGGCGAGTTCGACTACGTCCCCGAAGCCAGCCCGCCGCTGCTCTCGTACCAGACCGACCCGCTGAATACCGAGACACTTGTCGCGCGAGACTCGCTGGGCCACACCATGACCTCCGTCGTCATCAACCCCTATTTCGACTGGGGTTCGGATCGTCGCCCGCGCACCCCGTACCACGAGACGGTCATCTACGAAGCCCACGTCAAGGGCATGACACAGACCCATCCCGGGGTTCCCGCGGAGCTCAGGGGCACCTATGCCGGCCTGGCTCATCCTGTCGTGATCGACCACCTGCGTTCCCTCGGTATCACCGCCATTGAACTGATGCCGGTGCACCAGTTCTTTCACGACAGCCGGCTGATCACCCTCGGGTTGCGGAACTACTGGGGGTACAACACTTTCGGATACCTTGCTCCGCACGCGGGATATGCGTCGTCGCCGCACGCCGGTGGTGCCGTCGCCGAGTTCAAGGCAATGGTGCGCGCTCTGCATGAGGCGGGTATCGAGGTCATCCTCGACGTCGTCTACAACCACACGGCCGAGGGTGACCACATCGGTCCGACCCTGAGTTTCCGAGGCATCGACAACCGCGCCTATTACAAACTCAACGACGACAACCTCGCGCGGTACACCGACTACACCGGCACGGGGAACAGTCTCAACGCCCGCAACCCCCACACGCTGCAGCTCGTCATGGACTCACTGCGCTATTGGGTCACCGAGATGCATGTCGACGGCTTCCGCTTCGACCTGGCCTCGACACTGGCCCGCGAGCTGCACGACGTCGACCGGCTCTCGGCCTTTTTCGATCTGGTCCAGCAGGATCCCATTGTCAGCCAGGTCAAACTGATCGCCGAGCCCTGGGATATCGGCGAGGGCGGATACCAGGTCGGCAACTTCCCCGGGCTGTGGACCGAATGGAATGGCAAGTTCCGCGATACCGTCCGCGACTACTGGCGGGGACAACCCGCCACGCTCGGAGAATTCGCCTCCCGACTCACCGGTTCCTCGGACCTGTACGAGGCCACCGGGCGCCGCCCCAGTGCGAGCATTAACTTTGTCACCGCGCACGACGGCTTCACGTTGCGAGATCTGGTCTCGTACAACGAAAAACACAACGAGGCCAACGGCGAGAACAATCAGGACGGGGAAACCTACAATCGCTCCTGGAACTGCGGTGTGGAGGGGCCCACCGATGACGCGGCGATTGTCGCACTGCGCGCGCGCCAGATACGCAATATCTTCGCGACACTGGTGCTGAGCCAGGGCACCCCGATGCTCTCTCACGGCGACGAGATCGGCCGGACCCAGCAGGGCAACAACAATGTGTATTGCCAGGATTCGACGCTGTCCTGGATGGACTGGGGTTTGGCGGAAGAAAACTCTGACCTGCTGCGATTCGCCAGAACGGTGATCGCGCTACGCAAACAGCACCCGGTGTTCCGGCGCCGCCGATTCTTCGCCGGACGTCCTATCCGGGAAGGCGAGGAGGTACGCGATATCGCCTGGCTGACACCCGCCGGTGAGGAAATGACCACCGCAGACTGGGACAGTGGTTTCGGTAAGAGCCTGGCCGTCTTCCTGAACGGCGATGCGATTCCCGAACCCAACGCGCGCGGCGAACGCGTCTCCGGAGACTCATTCCTGTTGTGCTTCAACGCTTACGACGAGCCGCTGGATTTCGTGACACCCGACGGCGACTACGCGGCGCAGTGGACCGCGGTACTCGACACCGGCGAACCGGACGGCCAGTGCTCGGCGGTAGTCGACGCGGGCAAAGCCGTGCGCGTGCAGGACCGCGCCCTCGTCGTGCTGCGCAAGAGCGGATAG
- a CDS encoding acyltransferase family protein produces MFFVSATKPMTDPEVPPAPAVDATPKPKSDKGFYRHDLDGLRGIAIFLVAVFHVWFGRVSGGVDVFLTLSGFFYGSKLLRTATTQGASLNPIPVLKRLVRRLLPALVLVLAACAVLTVLVQPETRWETFAEQSLASLGYYQNWELANTAADYLAASESVSPLQHLWSMSVQGQFYVGFLALVYLLAVLLRKPLGRYMRPVLIAVIAGLAAASFGYAIYAHLDFQSIAYYNTFARAWELLLGVLVGALVAGTRWPMWLRQVLSIVAVATILSCGALINGVREFPGPLALVPVVATLVLILSAANLPIGTAQPVANRFLATRPLVELGSLAYSLYLWHWPLLVYWLVYSGQPKVSLGEGAAILGISLALAYLTNKYVETPLRYPRLLPESSTLWTRLRRPTLALGTAIVLMAVGLTATSFTWLEHVTVQRSNGKELSGLRPRDYPGAGALLYGDRVPDLPMRPTTLEASDDLPISTEQDCISDFRNRAVISCTYGNPHATRTIALAGGSHAEHWITALDILGRQHNFKITTYLKMGCPLSTEEVPRIAGSNDPYPDCKKWVDEVMSRLIKEHPDYVFTTTTRPRSAQGTGDVMPDSYLGIWTAFDEAGIPVLGMRDTPWLIDKDGTTYTAADCISAGGNSDTCAMDRNRALDDVNPTLAIANQFPLLKILDMTKAVCRPDKCRVVEGNVLVYHDSHHISATYMRTMAKELGRQIALATGWWRAAPPGK; encoded by the coding sequence ATGTTCTTCGTCTCAGCAACCAAGCCTATGACCGATCCCGAGGTGCCACCCGCCCCGGCGGTCGACGCCACCCCAAAACCCAAGAGCGACAAGGGGTTTTACCGCCATGACCTCGATGGTTTACGCGGTATCGCCATTTTTCTGGTCGCGGTGTTTCACGTGTGGTTCGGCCGGGTGTCGGGCGGAGTTGATGTCTTCTTAACCCTTTCGGGCTTTTTTTACGGCAGCAAGCTACTTCGCACAGCGACCACACAGGGAGCATCCCTCAACCCGATACCGGTCCTGAAACGACTGGTCCGACGCTTGCTCCCGGCGCTGGTTCTGGTGCTGGCGGCCTGCGCCGTACTCACCGTCCTGGTGCAGCCGGAAACTCGGTGGGAGACGTTCGCCGAACAGAGTCTGGCCAGCCTGGGCTACTACCAGAACTGGGAGCTCGCCAACACCGCCGCCGACTACCTGGCGGCCAGCGAGTCGGTGAGCCCGCTGCAGCACCTCTGGTCGATGTCGGTGCAGGGGCAGTTCTATGTCGGCTTCCTGGCGTTGGTGTACCTGCTGGCCGTTCTTCTGCGCAAACCACTCGGCCGGTACATGCGCCCCGTCCTCATCGCCGTCATCGCGGGCTTGGCCGCCGCATCCTTCGGGTACGCGATCTACGCCCATCTCGACTTCCAGTCGATCGCGTACTACAACACGTTCGCGCGTGCCTGGGAGCTGCTGCTCGGTGTGCTGGTGGGCGCGTTGGTGGCTGGAACGCGCTGGCCGATGTGGCTGCGCCAGGTGCTCAGCATCGTCGCCGTGGCGACGATATTGTCCTGCGGCGCGCTCATCAACGGTGTGCGCGAGTTCCCGGGCCCGCTGGCGCTGGTGCCCGTCGTCGCCACTCTCGTCCTCATCTTGTCGGCGGCAAACCTTCCCATAGGCACCGCACAACCGGTCGCCAACCGATTCCTTGCCACCAGGCCACTGGTCGAGCTGGGGTCACTGGCCTACTCGCTGTATCTGTGGCACTGGCCGCTGCTGGTCTACTGGTTGGTCTACAGCGGTCAGCCCAAGGTCTCGTTAGGGGAGGGCGCCGCCATCCTTGGGATCTCCCTGGCGCTGGCCTACCTGACCAACAAGTATGTCGAGACTCCCTTGCGTTATCCCCGGCTGCTCCCCGAGTCCTCCACGCTGTGGACCAGGTTGCGGCGCCCCACGCTGGCGCTGGGGACCGCGATCGTGTTGATGGCGGTCGGGCTGACCGCCACCTCGTTCACCTGGCTTGAACATGTCACCGTGCAGCGATCCAACGGAAAGGAGCTCTCCGGTCTGCGTCCACGCGATTACCCGGGCGCGGGGGCCCTGCTGTACGGCGACCGTGTGCCCGATCTCCCGATGCGGCCCACCACACTGGAGGCCTCCGACGATCTACCGATCAGCACCGAGCAGGACTGCATCAGCGATTTCCGGAATCGCGCGGTCATCTCCTGTACCTACGGCAATCCGCACGCCACGCGAACCATCGCACTGGCCGGCGGATCACATGCCGAGCACTGGATCACCGCGCTCGACATCCTGGGTCGCCAGCACAACTTCAAGATCACCACCTACCTCAAGATGGGTTGCCCGCTCAGTACCGAGGAGGTCCCTCGTATTGCCGGGTCGAACGACCCGTACCCCGACTGCAAGAAGTGGGTCGACGAGGTGATGTCGCGGTTGATCAAGGAACACCCCGACTACGTGTTCACCACCACCACCCGCCCCCGCTCGGCCCAGGGCACCGGTGATGTGATGCCCGATAGTTATCTGGGCATCTGGACGGCTTTCGATGAGGCCGGAATCCCTGTTCTCGGAATGCGCGATACCCCCTGGCTGATCGACAAGGACGGCACCACCTACACCGCGGCCGACTGCATCTCCGCGGGCGGAAACTCCGATACATGCGCCATGGATCGCAACCGCGCGCTCGACGACGTGAATCCCACGCTCGCCATCGCGAACCAGTTCCCGCTGTTGAAGATCCTCGACATGACCAAGGCGGTGTGCCGTCCCGACAAATGTCGGGTAGTGGAAGGAAACGTGTTGGTGTATCACGATTCTCACCACATCTCGGCGACCTATATGCGGACCATGGCCAAGGAACTGGGACGGCAGATCGCGCTCGCGACCGGCTGGTGGCGGGCGGCGCCGCCGGGCAAGTGA
- the ilvA gene encoding threonine ammonia-lyase IlvA — protein sequence MSTAQAVTASDIDAAAKRIDEVVHPTPVQHADRLSGLTGANVYLKREDLQSVRSYKLRGAFNLLMQLSDEEKAAGVVCSSAGNHAQGFALACKSMGVHGRVYIPSKTPKQKRQRIIYHGNGFVDLIAVGHGYDEAAAAAKADVERTGATLVPAFDDPRTIAGQGTIAAEILDQLDVQPDVVVVPVGGGGCISGIVTYLRERAPQVRVVGVEPAGAACMAAAMRAGGPVPLDHVDPFVDGCAVKVAGAVPYRLLAAAGETLTLMTVDEGAACTAMLELYQNEGIIAEPAGALSVAALSELDLAPGETVVCLISGGNNDVSRYGEILERSLVHLGLKHYFLVDFPQEPGALRRFLGEILGPNDDITLFEYVKRNNREMGAALVGIELSYADDLAGLLDRMQSSDLDIERLEPGSAAFRYLT from the coding sequence TTGAGCACGGCCCAGGCCGTCACTGCCAGCGATATCGATGCGGCGGCCAAACGCATCGACGAGGTGGTGCACCCGACTCCCGTTCAGCACGCCGATCGTCTCTCCGGGCTGACTGGTGCCAACGTGTATCTCAAGCGTGAAGATCTGCAGTCGGTTCGGTCGTACAAGCTGCGCGGTGCCTTCAACCTCTTGATGCAGCTCAGCGATGAGGAGAAGGCCGCCGGTGTGGTGTGCTCCAGCGCGGGTAACCACGCGCAGGGATTCGCGCTGGCGTGCAAGTCGATGGGCGTACATGGCCGTGTGTACATCCCCAGTAAGACTCCGAAGCAGAAGCGGCAACGAATCATCTACCACGGCAACGGATTCGTGGATCTCATCGCAGTGGGGCACGGTTATGACGAGGCGGCCGCGGCGGCCAAGGCCGATGTCGAACGTACCGGTGCGACCCTGGTCCCGGCGTTCGACGATCCCCGGACCATCGCCGGGCAGGGCACTATTGCCGCCGAGATCCTCGACCAGCTGGACGTTCAGCCGGACGTGGTGGTGGTCCCCGTCGGCGGCGGTGGATGTATCTCCGGAATTGTCACCTACCTGCGGGAACGGGCTCCGCAGGTACGGGTCGTAGGCGTTGAGCCGGCGGGCGCCGCATGTATGGCGGCCGCCATGCGGGCCGGTGGGCCGGTCCCGCTCGACCACGTCGACCCGTTTGTAGACGGCTGCGCCGTCAAGGTCGCCGGGGCGGTTCCGTACCGCCTGCTGGCCGCGGCGGGTGAAACGCTCACCCTGATGACCGTCGACGAAGGTGCGGCCTGCACGGCGATGCTCGAGCTCTATCAGAACGAGGGCATCATCGCCGAGCCCGCCGGGGCACTGTCGGTTGCGGCGTTGTCAGAGCTGGACCTGGCGCCGGGCGAGACGGTTGTCTGTCTGATTTCCGGTGGCAACAACGATGTTTCGCGATACGGCGAGATCCTGGAACGCTCCCTGGTGCACCTGGGACTCAAGCACTACTTCCTCGTCGACTTCCCACAGGAGCCGGGCGCGTTGCGCCGGTTCCTCGGGGAAATACTCGGCCCCAACGACGACATCACGCTGTTCGAGTACGTCAAACGGAACAATCGCGAGATGGGTGCCGCTCTGGTGGGCATCGAGCTCAGCTATGCCGACGATCTAGCGGGCCTGCTGGATCGGATGCAGTCCTCCGATCTGGATATCGAACGGCTGGAACCGGGTTCGGCGGCGTTTCGCTACCTGACGTAG